A window of Felis catus isolate Fca126 chromosome A3, F.catus_Fca126_mat1.0, whole genome shotgun sequence genomic DNA:
tttctgtaagagaATTTTGGCAATGCATCTCCAAAGACTTAGATACATATATACCCTTTCCCCAACAATTCCACTCTATGACTAACAGCAGAAAATGGTTGAATATATTAGGATATGCCATATAGTAGAATACTATGCAGCTATTTAAAATGTTgtagagaggggcacctgggtggctcagttggttaaacatccgactcttgatattgcctcaggtcatgacctctcagtttgtgagatggagcctgcttgggattctctcccctctctctctgcccctccccccacttgtgcatgctcacatgtgcactcgttctctctgtctctctctctcaaaataaataaataaacatttaaaaaataaaataaaatgatgtagaGAATATATAATGGTGTGGAAAAGATTCAGTCTATTTCTAAGCGGAAAAAACAGATCTGGTTTCTATTTATAGCAAGCTAGGTTATTTGGATAATAAACTTTCCATTGCAGACGACTATGGAAAtgaggaataaaatattaaaagcaaatagagtttttaaaacaatatgcAACTGCTAACAATACAATAAGGAATCATAAGAACCACAAGCCAAGACATAGCAAAAAGCCAGAGAGGCACTGTGGCCTAGTTTTGCCCAGAGAAAGTTTACTGGTCCAGACCAAACTCAGCAGAAGAACCGAGCTGTGTCTGAGGGACTGAGGGAACTTCAGAGTTCTACAAGGATCCAGAGGTCAAAGCCTGGGCCCATCAATGATGGTGATCTAATGGGAGTCCTACCCACAGGACTTGGAGGCCCTAAAAGAGCACTTCGTGAAAGTAAACTCTCCCACATCACCCAATGTTAAGGGTCTGTAGAAAGAGTTGCCACAGTGCTAAGCAGAAttggaagaggggaaaaaaatccatcgTTGAGAAAGTGTAACCCTGGGGTGGTCCCTTTCACAGATTCCAGTCCAAATTCCCATCATTGGAACTATCCAAGAACATATAAGCAGTGCATTTCAAGTGGCACCATACTGGTAGCTCCCCAAAATATCAGCAGaaccaaaaactgaaggaaaacacTTCCATCTTGGATCTTAGGATCCATGAAAACAAGTTTTGAGGAGCAATGAGCAAATACACATAGTCAAAGAAAAtcgcacatcaaaggaaacaaagagagTAGGTCCTAGTCAGAGTTCAGATATTTGggtaatcattcattcattccacattcaacaaatattaaccaTCAGACACTGTTCTAGAGGCAAAGAtgtaacagtgaacaaaacagataaatattcATGTCCTCATGAAGCTTCACTCTCATgggaaaaaacagacaataaaataataataataaatataataaataataaaataataataaatacaaagtgcaagtaaattatatagtatattgATTGCTATAGgtgctaaagaaaaaataataaggccAGGGTAGAGAAGGTCAGGAGTGTCAGGTggccaattaaaaatttttctttaagtttatttatttttgacagagagagagacagagacagagacagagcatgagtgggggaggggaagagaaagagggagacacagaatctgaagcaggcttcaggatctgagctctcagcacagagcccaacacagggctcaaactcacagaccgcgagatcatgacctgagccaaagttggacgctcaactgactgagccacccaggcaccccatcaggtGGCCAATTTAAATGGGGCTCATTGAGAAAGTGACACTTGAGGAAAGACCTGAAGAAGGAGATGAAGTGAGCCATGCAGATAACCTGGAATAAGAGCATTCCAGAAGAAGGAAGATCCAGTGCAAAGATACTGGGGTGGAGGGCCCAGCTCAAGAAGCAGCCAGGAGACcagtggggcaggaagagagtgagagagaatataGTAAGATGAAGCCACTTCACAATAAACCTGTTGACCCTGAGGACAACCAGTCAGAGATCACGCCCACTATCACAAAGGTTCTCAATCAGGAAGGAGGTGGATTAGTTTGCTGGTTGGTTGGCTGGTTTTATTacttccccctcacccccagggaACACTTGGAAACGTCTAGAGACAGTTTTGGTTGTTGCAACTGGGAGGGGGAGATCGATAATGGCATCTAACTAGCTAATGGAAACTAATTATCCAGGAATGCTGCTCAACATCCTACAAAGCTCAGAAGAGCCCCCACAACAAGGAATTATCCTGTCCAAAGAAACCCTGAATTAGACACACAAGTGCAGAAATCAAAAAGGCAGTTCAATATATGAATCTGGAGTTTAAGAGAGAAGTCTGGGAAGAAGATATAAATTCGGAAATCTCAAAGCAATAGATGGTGTCCAAAGCCCCGGGACTGAATGAGATCACCAAGGGAGTGAGTGTAGATAGGGAAGATGTGTGAGTGCCAGAGACACTCCAACATGAAGAggtgagggaagaggggctgaAGAGGTGAGAAGAGAGAACAAAGGTTGAGGAAGAGGAGTTGGGGCATGGAAAGAGGGGAGATGTGAGATAAAGCCACCCACAAGAGTGGCAGAGAACACACACTTAGGGAAGTCCATTCAGTGCCAGGTGAGGTGAAGAATTTAAAATGAGATGAGTCATTCGGCTACATGGATACAAGTACAAAGTTCCCAGAGACTTGGATTTAACCAGTGTTAAATCCCTGGCCTTGCCAGACAAATAAGATGAGCCACCATGGCAAGGGAACTGAGGGTGTACACAGGGAGAAACTCTAATGATTAACTCGGAACTGCAGCTTTGCAAAGACAGAAAACATCAGAAAGTCAGAGGCAGTGAAAAGGAGGATCCACGGATTACAGATCGGAAGGATGGAAAAACTGTTGGGGTTGGGGTGCTAGGGTGAGTGAGACAGAAGATTAGGAGAGGGTGATAATAGTGGGTTGCACACAGTTGAGCTTGGGGAGAGTTGAAATGATGGATCTTGAAAAACTCTAAGGAGTCAGGAGCTGAGGCAGAGGAGAATTCAAGAAACCGAGAAGCCAGATTGTTGGAAGATCATGTACGGGTGTCCTGAAATCATGACAGGAGACAGTGGTGGTGTGAAGGAGCTAAAATCATCCAGAAATGAGGGAAAGGAACCCAGGGGCTAGCAGAGGATGAGCAGTGACCGGGCAAAGGGTAGGTCATCACACTACAAATGGGGAGACACATGGCCCCACTTCTGTACATGTCCTACAATAATAATctattatttctcaaaaataaacacaaaaagaattaTTGTAAAAATTGAAGGGCCATCTCAAATACTCTTTGGAAAGAGCCAGACATAGatgagtatacacacacatatgcatgcacatgtacacacacacacacccacgcacacatatatatgacaaGCGTCTTTGATATAGACTCTCCAGTGAATTACATGCTTCAGAATAAAGGTGTTGAAAACTGTAAAAACGTTCTTACAAATAAAAAGCAGCACTAATGGGTATAAAGTGAATATACTGTTAAAAATTGTGAAGCTGGAGAATGTTGTTCTGTCTTAATAAATAACAACAATGTATATTCTATTTACCTCaaattcaaattattattatacttaGTTCTGGTTTTTTAAAAGCCAGAGTTCTGGTtcataaaattatgaattttattggTGAGTAAACAATGTCACATCTCAACAGCTCTCCCCCTCAGAACATTATCGTATACTTTTCAAacagaaaattaggaaaacattGAATTCTTCCAGTTTCTATAGTACAATCCtttgggggaggtggagagagagacagaggaaaaagaaacaggaagagtgTGTTTTCAGGTTTTATCCCTCCCTCTGGGTAAGCCAAATTCTTTTGGTCTTTTAAAGGTTTAAATGTTGCCTAATATCAACCTTCtatgttttctcctttcagtAGTGGGTCTTGATCTACCCTCAAAAACTCCTAAAAGCAAGAAGAGAGGAAGTAGAAGGGAAGTGAATGGTGGTGGAGAATGAGGAAGAATGGTTTTCTAGTGGAGGTGGCCAGAATGGTTTCATATGTAGCACAGTTACTGATACCATGCCATAAAAGTCTAAGCATACTTTAGTGTTTGTATTCATCCACTGAAGCAAACAGGATAAGATTTACCCAATGAACACTTACCATTCTGTCCTGGTTCAAAGCTATAATTTGCAAAGCAACAAGAAGGGTTTACATATTGGCTATGATATGTGCTCATCCTGCTGAAAATTTCTTGTCTATCTTCATAACCACAGCCCTTGCTTGTATTTAATTCAACCTCCAGTTACAATGCATTCCTTCTCAGGTTATTGCAATAATATTCCAAAAAAGTTGTAGAGACTGATACTATTACtggcttcttttttaattttttaaaaatgttatttatttattttgagagagagagagtggggaggggcagagagagagggagagagagaatcccaagcaggctccggattctcagcacagaggccgacgcagggctccatctcacgaaccgtgggatcatgacctgagcccaaatcgagagtcggacacttaaccacccgaggcatccaggtgcccctcccagaAGCCCCAGGTGGCCTCTTTATAAATGGGAGGCCCAAAGTCCCAAGTCCCAAAGGCCGAGTCACAACTCTGCATTTGCCAGTCTGGAACAGGCTTTCAAgaatgcggggcacctgggtggcgcagtcggttaagcgtccaacttcagccaggtcacgatctcgcggtccgtgaggtcgagccccacgtcaggctctgggctgatagctcagagcctggagcctgtttctgattctgtgtctccctctctctctgcccctcccccgttcatgctctgtctctctctgtcccaaaaataaataaacgttgaaaaaaaaaaaaaaaaaaaaaaaaaagaatgctatgcCCCTCCCTTGAAACACCTACTCTGGATCCACCCATCCAAACCCTGCCCCTCATTCATGGCTGGAGACACACTGGAAAAAGCACCAAATTTGGGCTCAAACCCTCAGTTAAAATTAAtgcgtcggggcgcctgggtggcgcagtcggttaagcgtcccacttcagccaggtcacgatctcatggtccgtgagttcgagccctgcgtcaggctctgggctgatggctcggagcctggagcctgtttccgattctgtgtctccctctctctctgcccctcccccgttcatgctctgtctctctctgtcccaaaaataaataaaaaacgttgaaaaaaaaaattaatgcgtCATCTACTTATCAGCTACATGCCTCTGAACAAATGACTTAGTCTCTATTCACCTCGGTTTTCacatataaaatggggataacatcTGTTCCACCTATTTCAGAATGTTGGGGAAGAACAACTGAGAGATTACATGTGGAAACTCACAATAAGCTATAAAGAGCCACATAAATGTCATGTATTATTCAAGGTCCAGCTTGGGTCCTACTTAATCCAGGGAGCCTTGCAGCTTTTGAACCCAGCCTACACTGAACTCCCCCTGGCATTTCTTGCCATGCTATTTATCTTAGCACTTGATATATTTGCTCTTGTATTGTTACTCAAATACTCCCCCGTCAGGAACATCTCCCCTGCACAGAACCTAGCACAGGGCTGTAAGCATAGGAGTACTCTGTCTACTATCAATGTTATGAATGAACTGGCGGGGCAGAGAGTAGACTCTGACCTTCTTGGTACCACAGTGCTCATTTCTACaagaaagttttgaaaaatgtttgctaTGGGATCCAGGTCTATTCACACTCTAATTAAAGGGTACTACTCACTGGAAAACTTTTCTTGTTAAAAGAAGAGGGTACCCGGCATCAACTGCTTGAGAGAACAGAAGTATGGCCCAATCACAGATAAGATCTCAGAAGCCCCCCAAGTCCCCCAAGTCGGGGGAATCCTGCCAACAATACCCAGAGAGGGAATAACTTGTCCCCATGTATTCTCCTTAGGTGAAGGAGACATCACAGGGAAAGATCTTGCTGGACATACTTGCATATTAGGCAGCCCTCATTTGATTTCTGTAGAAAATAAAGCATCATAAAGGTTTGCAATTTCTCCTGGGGAAGATGCGCTCTAAGTACATAGAATATTTTCCTCAGGGGTTCTGAGTAGCTTTCCCACCAAAAAGTAGCACTTTACCTGATCTTTGTAAACCAGCATGCTGGGGCTTGGCCGTGGTTTGTCTTTAAATGAGTAAGTGGCTCCTTGCTTCTTTAACAAGTCCAAGAAGTCAGGAGGTACATACAGGGGAAGGTCATTTAGTACTGGATCGTTTCTTTGCACAAGAgatggtttttttcttccttcgtTTTTAAAATTGTAGGTTGCTATCACTGGATTTAATAGGGATTCTTCAATAAAAGTTTTCAAGTGGTAAGTGCCAGGGATAGGTGTATTCTGTGGAAAATTGACATCATTTTTTCAGATCAGTATGTGAATGGGTAACATCCCCTAAAGCATCATTCTTAGAAGGGTCActcttagtatttaaaaaaaaatttttttttgttaacatttatttatttttgagagagagagagagagagagagagagagagcatgtgcaggggaggggcagagagagagggagacacagaatccagagcaggctccaggctctgatctgtcagcacagagcccaacacagggcttgaactcacgaaccatgagatcatgacctgagccaaaatcagacgcttaaccaactgagccaccaggcaccccagaagggtCACTCTTAAGGAGCAtttctctgttttaaagtttaataaaattttatcaaatacagTAGACACCCTCAACAGAACAATATTTCCAGAGAATCATGATTGTTTCCTTGGTGAGACAATTGCTGAATTATATAGCAAATGGGTCATGGCCATAGtcaaagttttaactttttaaaaagtaacctcaGAGATACTAAAACTTGAGATGCAGTTGGACTAGAAGTGTCAGATCTCTCGTGAAACCATTCAGGACAGtttcttgacaaaaaaaaaagttagcctATTTCTGTTTGATAGATAACGACAGGTTTCTTTCTAGCTCTCAAGTGAGAAgctaaaaaataagaacatgagGCTGAGGATGAATGGGAAGATCATGTGATCTGATGGGTCCCATAAGAGGTTTGGTACTTTCAAATCCCAACCACAGTGTGGTTGAATGGCCAGACCTGAAAGTTTAGTCACTTCTGTTTTGTAACTGACTTTGCACTTGGTTCCACCCTTAAAATCAATTTCAAGACGGCTTTGACCTATGGGTCCCTCTGTTATTGAAGGGTATGGatagaaaatatttctacaaTACAGAAATGATGTCTCTTGAAAGGGGGAATTTCctggttatttttctttgatatattATCACCTTGCTTTCCTACATTGACCATGTTAAGTTCTCATAGGCTCTTTGCCATCTAACTAAGATAAAAACtgaaaccaaacaacaacaacaacaacaacaaactgaaaCCCACACCCCTTTTTAGAATGGAGGCTTTTTCTTGTGTAATCTCACCACCATCATAAACTACATTGACCTCATCTAGACATCCTGTAAAGCACCTAGATTCCCGGTTTACTTTTTACTGCatccaaaatttaaattaaatttaattaaatttggtTTGTCAGTCATATGCTGatactaaaattataaatatgagaTGAGGTCCACTGTTTTCTAACAATTGTTAGCGACCTAAAGGGTAAGGACTGGTTAAAATATCAATAGGAATAAGAATCACTTgaatagaaagaatgaaaatatacatacatactcgTAATGCTATTCTCCACCATCCTTCTCTTTGAAAAGATGATGTCTTCCGGGTTCGTTtctattaacaaacataaaatgtGCTTAATCATTTGAGAGGTGATCCCtggaagttaaatatattttataaaacatttgctTGAAGAAATCAACACCTGTACCAAATTGGTCAGcctgaattaaaatgaaagctaCATAATGATAAATTTTGCCTATAATATTTCCTCAAATTGCTATTTTATGATTTGAAGTGGTTTTAATCATCTAAATTCCCTTGGGAAAAATGAGAGTAATAAATAATCTCATCTTCCAGAGATGTCATAAGGCAAATCAGATGTTACAAAATGTGGTGTTCTTAGGAAGGAAAGAGTTATGTAGATCTAAAACTGTATTATTATAATATGCTTATGGTTCAGGTGATGGTGCTGGGAGTTCAAGGTAGAAGGGTATAGTCACCAAATTAATCTGATATTGGGATACAAATTCCTGGCTATGTGGCAAATGTTGAAAACTGCCGTTTCCTGGATTTACAAAGACTACCAAACATGTATCATATAAATATGATACAGCCAGTTCTCTCAGCTTGTCCAGCTAGCTGTGACACTTAAAGAGGCAGAATGATAGAGAAGCCAGACAGACTTGGGCTTGAActccaactctgccacttactagctaggAGGACTAGGCATGTTACTTAACCCTTAGCCTTAACTCCCTCTTAGGAGTATATAAATAAGGCATACCAAGGTTGGCACGAGAATAAGGCATTATACATTTAAAGACCTGTACCCACAAGCAGTACTCAAAAatagtagcttttatttttaacatctcacctgccaagttaaaaaacaaattatttttgatattcCTTAGTTTCCAAGGATGTTCTTGTCTTCCATAGTAAGTATTCTATACCCATTTATTACTATTCCACATTCGTTTCTGCCTCACCATCAACAGAAcacagttgtttatttttttccttttgtgctaTTTCCACAAGGTATAGTCATTAAAATACTGAATTGTACTTTCATTTATAATGCTTTTGTTATAACAACAAAATGTAAGTTATTTAAAGCAACGATGCATTAGAAATAATAATCTAATCAGTAAActgatataaatataattcattcTTTCTATTTAGCAACTTATATTCACTCTACTTGTGAGTACCCCTGAGCTAGTTTCAACATACACTGCTGTCTGAATTTCTTCCTATATGTTCCCTTTATACGATTTCTGTTGAATCTTCTCTGTTGCACATTTAAAGTCACAGAAATCTAACTTTCTCAGGCAGGTCAAGACAGGTCTCCCACCTCTACCTAGAACCAGGAAAATaagcaggaagaagggagaagtaaACATGGTACTTCTTAAGGAAGGTACTCAGCAGACACTGCTTTGTTTTGCCCCAGGCGTGATCTAAACTCCACCCATCTATCACTTCAAATTCATTTAGGGGTGAATCACTTTTACAAAAGATAGGCTAACCATCCCTCCCCCAGACACTAAACGCAGGTAGtttcaagtattttataaatactaaaatagGAGGCAGAGGCAAAAACGTGTGCATCAGACTAAGTAAGGAAAAACCAATCCTCTCTAGGCAGAgggggaaattaagaaaattaaagcgGCTGTCCAGCGCAGTTAGTagtagggaaggaaagaaaatacagaaaacaaagggcGAATGGAAGGatgagagagagcaaaggaagaggaaatagagaGTAGACCTCAGATAAAGATCAGGAAGACAGGACTACGGGTAGGTATGAGCGAAGGGAAAGATAGGAAGAACTAACAGAGGGGTGCAAGGGCCCAGCATTAGAGAGACATGGGAGTCGGTGCAGAGGACTTCAGCAGGAGATACTAGTGGgtactggggggcctgggggaggaTTTCTGTACCGAGGTGACCACCGAACTGCCAGGTCCCAGGCCTTCCCTTAGGGTATTGGAGGTGAAGGCCATAACTGGCTGGTGCACGGCAACCTCCTTGCTCCCTCCGCCGTGGTTGGCGTCCGGTTGCCCGGAGGCGCCTGGGGTCTGCGAGCTCCTGAGCCTGCGCAGGGGACCCACCAGCAAACCGCCAGCTTCGCGTCGCGTGGTGAGATGAGAGGCGGACACACCGAGGCCCCGCCCCAGCCTCGCGCACAGGAAATCCGTTCGAGGCTGTCACGCACGTGTGCAGTAAGAAAGTCTACAGGGCTCTGAAGGCGCCACAGAGCCCTGGGGTGGGTAGCTGCGCCAAGAAAGGCTTACAAAAGACTGTGGGAGTTTGAGCATACCTTAATCCCCACCGTCCTTTTCCCAGattacccccaccccacacccccaggcAGGGAGACGGTATGCTTGGTAGGCATACTCAGCTTTAGAGCGAAAATCAGCCTTAGCACCCACTTTTTCAGGTTGTTTCTAAACTCCTCCGGATTGAAATTCTGGGGGTGTCTCTCCTGCCTCTTGATTTGAGGAGCGAGCACTAGAGACAGTGGACTTCCCTAGCTGTGACACCAAGAACCACCCTTTCTTCTGACAGATTCTTTTCGCTTTCAACCTCTACCTGTAGCTTCTCAACCTATAAACATCCTCATCTTTACAAACTCTCCCCTCAAccttaataatttcattttatggagAACCTCTGGTGTTCTAAGTACTTCACACATTACTCTAATTcaatcttcataacaaccctgTTTAACAAATACTAACTccattttatgggtgaggaaaccgaggcttccTTGGGCAGGTTAGCATATATAGTTGACTGGGCATCGCATACAAGTGGCAGCGGCAGAGTTCATATCCGGGTCTTGCTCCAGCACCCCACTGACCACTGTACCAGAAAGTTTCTCCTTAACTTTCACAGATTTCAAGAGTAGGCTTTCACCTCCCATACTTTCCTAAAACCATCTTAATCTGACACGTGTACACATCTATTAAAACTGGATTTGCT
This region includes:
- the STPG4 gene encoding protein STPG4 translates to MAFTSNTLREGLGPGSSVVTSKRTRKTSSFQREGWWRIALRNTPIPGTYHLKTFIEESLLNPVIATYNFKNEGRKKPSLVQRNDPVLNDLPLYVPPDFLDLLKKQGATYSFKDKPRPSPSMLVYKDQSVKLSPGQYDLLPAPVPKHASRSFVFRSAVQRFPTSCFTPHEGPGPGHYDLKIPQANPVTSCFQSRVPRFLSTRSGQ